A genomic stretch from Setaria italica strain Yugu1 chromosome VII, Setaria_italica_v2.0, whole genome shotgun sequence includes:
- the LOC101776968 gene encoding 60S ribosomal protein L6-3: MAPSSKLSMGIKKASRSHAYHRRGLWAIKAKHGGAFPKAEKPAAVAEPKFYPADDVKPRKPSTRKPKPTKLRSSITPGTVLILLAGRFMGKRVVFLKQLKSGMLLVTGPFKINGVPIRRVNQTYVIATSTKVDISGVNVEKFDDAYFARDKKQKAKKTEGELFETEKEATKDLPQFKKDDQKTVDAELIKAIEAVPDLKTYLGARFSLRDGDKPHEMVF, translated from the exons ATGGCGCCGTCGTCTAAGCTGTCGATGGGCATCAAGAAGGCCTCGCGGTCGCACGCGTACCACCGCCGTGGGCTGTGGGCAATCAAGGCCAAGCATGGCGGCGCCTTCCCCAAGGCCGAGAAGCCCGCCGCGGTCGCCGAGCCCAAGTTCTACCCCGCCGACGACGTGAAACCGCGCAAGCCCAGCACCCGCAAGCCGAAGCCTACCAAGCTCAG GTCGTCCATTACTCCGGGCACCGTGCTCATCCTGCTCGCCGGGAGGTTCATGGGGAAGAGAGTCGTGTTCCTCAAGCAGCTCAAATCTGGCATGCTCCTTGTTACTG GACCTTTCAAGATCAACGGTGTCCCAATCCGCCGTGTGAACCAGACCTACGTCATTGCAACCTCCACAAAGGTTGATATCTCGGGTGTTAACGTGGAGAAGTTTGATGACGCGTACTTTGCCAGGGACAAGAAGCAGAAGGCAAAGAAGACCGAGGGTGAACTTTTCGAGACAGAGAAGGAG GCGACCAAGGACCTGCCGCAGTTCaagaaggacgaccagaagacCGTGGATGCTGAGCTGATCAAAGCTATTGAGGCTGTTCCGGATCTGAAAACCTACCTTGGTGCACGGTTCTCTCTCAGGGATGGCGACAAGCCCCATGAGATGGTTTTCTAG
- the LOC111257805 gene encoding uncharacterized protein LOC111257805, giving the protein MARAAIVAVLAVAVLLACLPPAAASSYRAAAALRRLETAAPMDTAQGMREKADVAKVAAEDVSTTGFGAESEREVPTGPDPIHHHGRGPRRQSP; this is encoded by the exons ATGGCTCGCGCGGCCATCGtcgccgtgctcgccgtcgccgtcctcctgGCCTgcttgccgcccgccgccgcctcctcttaCCGGGCAG CAGCGGCATTGCGGCGGCTCGAGACGGCGGCGCCCATGGACACGGCGCAGGGCATGCGGGAGAAGGCGGACGTGGCCAAG GTTGCGGCGGAGGACGTGAGCACAACGGGGTTCGGCGCGGAGTCCGAGAGGGAGGTGCCGACGGGACCAGACCCCATCCACCACCACGGCCGGGGGCCAAGGAGGCAGTCGCCGTga
- the LOC101777376 gene encoding beta-glucosidase 12: MSGARLLLAVVLVAVASGAYAGYDTAGTPPISRRSFPKGFVFGTSSSAYQYEGGAKEGGKGQSIWDTFTHQQPDKIADRSTGDVAVDSYHLYKEDVQLMENMGMDAYRLSISWTRILPNGSLSGGINREGVNYYNNLINELLAKGVQPYVTIFHWDSPQVLEDKYGGFLSPNIVNDFKDYAEVCFKEFGDRVKHWITFNQPFTFASGGYATGTKAPGRCSPWEGKCSAGDSGREPYIVGHHELLAHAETVRLYKEKYQAAQKGKIGITLVSHWFVPFSRSKSSKAAAKRAIDFMFGWFMDPLIRGDYPASMKGLVGNRLPMLTKEQSELVKGSFDFIGLNYYTTNYADHLPPSNGLNTSYSTDSQANTTGVRNGVPIGPRAASSWLYIYPEGIRELLLYIKQYYGNPTIYITENGVDEANNKTVTLQESLKDDTRVDFYHRHLLALLRAIREGANVKAYFAWSLLDNFEWGNGFTVRFGLNFVDYSDGNKRYPKKSAHWFKEFLRK; encoded by the exons ATGTCCGGTGCTCGTCTGCTGCTTGCAGTTGTCCTTGTAGCAGTCGCTTCCGGCGCCTACGctggctatgatacagccggcACGCCGCCGATCAGCAGGAGAAGCTTCCCTAAGGGATTCGTCTTCGGGACATCCTCATCGGCCTATCAG TATGAGGGTGGTGCGAAGGAGGGTGGCAAAGGACAAAGTATCTGGGACACCTTCACACACCAGCAACCAG ATAAAATCGCCGACAGAAGCACCGGGGATGTAGCAGTGGACTCCTACCATCTGTACAAG GAAGATGTGCAGCTCATGGAGAACATGGGAATGGATGCGTATAGATTATCCATCTCATGGACAAGAATTCTTCCAA ATGGTAGTCTGAGTGGTGGGATTAACAGAGAAGGTGTCAATTACTACAACAATTTGATCAATGAGCTCCTGGCTAAAG GGGTGCAACCATATGTGACAATTTTTCACTGGGACTCGCCTCAGGTACTAGAAGATAAATATGGAGGATTTCTTAGCCCTAATATCGT AAATGACTTCAAGGATTACGCTGAAGTCTGTTTCAAGGAGTTTGGCGACCGAGTGAAGCACTGGATCACCTTCAACCAGCCCTTCACCTTCGCCTCAGGGGGCTACGCCACCGGCACAAAAGCGCCGGGCCGGTGTTCCCCATGGGAGGGAAAATGCAGCGCTGGGGACTCAGGAAGAGAGCCTTACATCGTGGGACACCATGAGCTGCTCGCACACGCAGAAACCGTTCGGTTATACAAAGAGAAATACCAG GCTGCGCAAAAGGGAAAAATCGGGATAACCTTAGTCTCACACTGGTTTGTTCCCTTCTCCCGCTCCAAATCCAGCAAAGCTGCAGCAAAACGCGCCATAGACTTCATGTTTGGATG GTTTATGGACCCCCTCATTAGAGGTGACTACCCAGCAAGCATGAAAGGATTGGTCGGAAATCGCCTGCCCATGCTCACTAAAGAACAGTCCGAGTTGGTTAAGGGTTCATTCGACTTCATCGGACTCAACTACTACACTACAAACTACGCTGACCACCTTCCTCCATCAAATGGCCTTAACACCAGCTACAGCACTGATTCTCAAGCAAACACTACCG GTGTTCGAAACGGTGTGCCTATAGGTCCCCGG GCCGCTTCATCATGGCTCTACATCTACCCAGAAGGAATCCGTGAGCTGCTGCTGTATATCAAGCAATACTACGGCAACCCGACCATCTACATCACTGAAAATG GCGTTGATGAAGCCAACAACAAGACTGTGACACTGCAGGAGTCGCTCAAGGATGACACCAGGGTGGATTTCTACCACAGGCACCTGCTTGCCCTGCTGAGAGCCATAAG GGAGGGTGCCAACGTGAAAGCATACTTCGCGTGGTCGCTGCTGGACAACTTCGAGTGGGGGAACGGCTTCACGGTTCGCTTCGGCCTCAACTTCGTGGACTACAGCGATGGGAACAAGCGGTACCCCAAGAAATCTGCGCACTGGTTCAAGGAGTTCCTCAGGAAATGA
- the LOC101777786 gene encoding beta-glucosidase 12, with amino-acid sequence MLLGRLLPPFLLLAVASGAYYDGAGQPPVNRRSFPEGFIFGTASSAYQYEGGAAEGGRGPSIWDTFTHQHADRIANRSNGDVAVNSYHLYKEDVRLMKDMGMDAYRFSISWTRILPNGSLSGGVNREGVRYYNNLIDELLLKGVQPFVTLFHWDSPQALEDKYGGFLSPNIINDYKDYAEVCFREFGDRVKHWITFNEPWTFCSVGYASGTFPPARCSSWEEGKCSVGDSGREPYTACHYQLLAHAEAARLYKEKYQGVQKGKIGITLVSHWFTPFSRSKSDVAAARRQVDFMLGWSMDPLIRGDYPLNMRRLVGDRLPRFTKEQSELVKGAFDFIGLNYYTGYYTKDVPPSLNKSYNTDSQANTTGVRNGFLIGRQAASPSLYIYPQGFRELLLYVKETYGNPTIYITENGVDEATNNSLPLHEALKDDIRIEYYHKHLLALLSAIRDGANVKGYFAWSLLDNFEWRDAFTVRFGINFVDYNDGLKRYPKNSAHWFRKFLQK; translated from the exons ATGCTTCTTGGTCGTCTTCTACCTCCGTTTCTCCTCCTGGCAGTCGCCTCCGGTGCCTACTACGATGGCGCCGGCCAGCCGCCGGTGAACCGGAGAAGCTTCCCTGAGGGGTTCATCTTCGGGACGGCCTCGTCGGCCTATCAG TACGAAGGGGGTGCAGCGGAGGGGGGCAGAGGGCCAAGCATCTGGGACACCTTCACTCATCAGCACGCAG ATAGAATCGCTAACAGAAGCAATGGGGATGTGGCTGTGAATTCCTACCATCTCTACAAG GAAGATGTGCGTCTCATGAAGGATATGGGAATGGATGCGTACAGGTTCTCCATCTCATGGACAAGAATTCTTCCAA ATGGAAGTCTGAGCGGTGGAGTCAACAGAGAAGGCGTCAGATACTACAACAATTTGATTGATGAGCTTCTGTTGAAAG GGGTACAACCATTTGTGACCCTTTTTCACTGGGACTCGCCTCAGGCATTAGAAGATAAATATGGAGGATTTCTTAGTCCCAATATCAT CAATGACTATAAGGACTATGCTGAAGTCTGCTTCAGAGAGTTTGGGGACCGAGTGAAGCATTGGATCACTTTCAATGAGCCGTGGACCTTCTGCTCTGTGGGCTATGCATCCGGCACATTTCCACCAGCCCGGTGCTCATCATGGGAGGAGGGCAAGTGCAGCGTTGGGGATTCAGGAAGGGAACCTTACACTGCATGTCATTATCAGCTCCTTGCCCATGCAGAAGCAGCTCGTTTGTATAAAGAAAAATACCAG GGTGTACAGAAGGGTAAGATTGGAATAACTTTAGTCTCACATTGGTTTACTCCCTTCTCCCGTTCCAAATCCGATGTTGCAGCAGCGAGACGTCAAGTAGATTTCATGCTTGGATG GTCCATGGACCCCCTCATTAGAGGAGACTACCCACTAAACATGAGAAGGTTGGTGGGAGATCGCCTTCCGCGATTCACAAAAGAACAATCTGAGTTGGTCAAGGGTGCATTCGATTTCATCGGGCTCAACTACTACACGGGATACTACACTAAGGACGTTCCTCCATCCCTGAACAAGAGCTATAACACAGACTCTCAAGCTAATACTACTG GTGTTCGGAATGGTTTCCTTATCGGTCGTCAG GCTGCTTCACCTTCGCTCTACATCTACCCTCAAGGCTTCCGTGAGCTACTGCTCTATGTGAAGGAAACCTATGGAAATCCTACCATCTACATCACTGAAAATG GTGTTGATGAAGCCACCAACAACAGCCTGCCACTACATGAAGCCCTGAAGGATGACATCAGGATAGAGTACTACCACAAGCACCTTCTTGCGCTGTTAAGTGCTATAAG agatGGAGCAAACGTGAAAGGGTACTTTGCATGGTCGTTGCTCGATAACTTCGAGTGGAGGGATGCCTTCACGGTCCGATTTGGGATAAACTTCGTGGACTACAATGATGGATTGAAGCGATACCCCAAGAATTCCGCGCATTGGTTCAGAAAATTCCTGCAGAAATAA
- the LOC111257984 gene encoding zinc finger BED domain-containing protein RICESLEEPER 2-like, giving the protein MLEGAHLHVRCCAHILNILVQDGMKIIHEGIKKIRELLKHIVSSPSRMQAFNEIAVVNGLPTKRGIALDIPNRWNSTFKMVAEAIKYKTVLNSYANQHAEIPPNEQEWSTADSICKFLKTFEEATKAISAHRKPTSYMFLPLIVSIRDALDNPSWQTSVALQDLAAAMRIKFEKYWGRDFDESNQPIPRRNKKDYDVNLGIVIATMLDPRGKAEYAEFFYQKICSNIDQIDSSVDAALVWMKKYFLEYEQRLRRVNAYSVTYSSEGSICVGSPVLAKRQLGSEFANFKSSRRKTRPPKSEFDIYFEEDCVEDIENFDILAWWKAHAEKFPILSVMARDFLAIPLSTVSSESAFSLGGRILGESRSSLTPEMLEALVCGKDWLFKEKDADNEGQQISEDQTSEMVIFATPSD; this is encoded by the exons ATGCTTGAGGGTGCACATTTGCATGTGAGATGTTGTGCGCATATCCTGAATATTTTGGTTCAAGATGGGATGAAAATTATTCATGAGGGGATAAAGAAGATTCGGGAGCTCTTGAAGCACATTGTCTCTTCGCCCTCAAGAATGCAAGCTTTTAATGAAATTGCAGTAGTGAATGGTCTTCCAACAAAACGTGGTATTGCTCTTGACATACCCAACCGTTGGAATTCCACCTTCAAGATGGTTGCAGAAGCAATCAAGTACAAGACCGTCCTGAATAGCTATGCAAATCAACATGCAGAAATTCCTCCAAATGAACAAGAATGGAGCACAGCTGATTCAATCTGTAAGTTTCTTAAAACTTTTGAAGAGGCTACAAAAGCAATATCAGCTCATAGGAAACCAACTTCATACATGTTCTTGCCTTTAATTGTTTCAATTCGGGATGCCTTGGATAACCCTTCTTGGCAGACAAGTGTGGCACTACAAGACCTGGCTGCAGCCATGAGGATCAAGTTTGAAAAGTATTGGGGTAGAGATTTTGATGAGTCAAACCAGCCTATTCCTCGCAGaaataaaaaggattatgatgtCAACCTTGGAATTGTTATTGCAACAATGTTAGATCCGAGGGGAAAAGCAGAATATGCAGAGTTCTTCTACCAGAAGATTTGTAGCAATATAGATCAGATTGATTCAAGTGTTGATGCTGCTCTAGTTTGGATGAAAAAATACTTCCTGGAGTATGAGCAACGCTTGAGGAGAGTTAATGCATACTCTGTTACATATTCAAGTGAGGGCAGCATTTGTGTGGGCTCACCGGTGCTTGCGAAAAGGCAGCTAGGATCAGAATTTGCAAACTTCAAGTCAAGTCGAAGAAAGACTCGTCCACCAAAATCTGAATTTGACATCTACTTTGAAGAAGATTGTGTGGAAGACATTGAAAACTTTGACATTTTGGCTTGGTGGAAGGCACATGCTGAGAAGTTCCCGATCTTATCAGTTATGGCACGTGATTTCCTCGCCATTCCTCTTAGTACCGTTTCTTCCGAATCAGCCTTTAGTCTTGGAGGTAGGATTCTTGGGGAGTCAAGAAGCTCACTAACTCCAGAGATGTTAGAAGCCCTTGTGTGTGGGAAAGACTGGttattcaaggaaaaagatgcaGACAATGAAG GTCAACAAATTAGTGAAGATCAGACTAGTGAAATGGTCATCTTTGCCACTCCATCAGACTAG